In Camelina sativa cultivar DH55 chromosome 17, Cs, whole genome shotgun sequence, the genomic stretch aattaattgaaatttatttatttattttttttttttgtcaaatcagTTGCTTTCATTCATTCAGGATAGTAATAGATACAAGTACAAGAAGCAAAAGTTTCAGAGTTTAAAGTAATACAAAGGaaggcattccccaatgccacaAGGTTAGAAAGATAATTCATCGACTATAAATCCAAGAGAGCTGTGAACCATGAGCATGAGAGCCTCTTGGTACATGTGAGATCCTGGTAGGTCGAAAGCCCATCCTCGAGAAACTCAGAGGACAGTTGTTTTGTCTCGGTCATAATACTAAGACGCTGAGACGTTGAGAAAAGAATCGATGCTTTGAAATCCATCGGGGCGAGAAACACTACCGATCGTAACAAACCAGCAAAGATCCGGACGACTATGGTTTTGAAGTCGAGGCAAGGTTGTTTTACCATCCAGTGCCTAAGGATTTGATCACTTCGATAAGACGCATAACAAGTCAATTGAAACAGGATCCAGATGATGGGTTTGGTGATAGAAGGATGCTTGGAAACATCAGATGACCAGCTTAAATGATACTCGTCATTGAACATGAGTTCAAGGCCAAACATATCACTTATGCTAGAGCAGATCGAGGAACATAGGCTATATAACCGCAAAGATTTATACTCAAACCACAAGCTCCTAACAACAACTAAAGCGAGGTTCTGAACAAGATATATGAGTGGCCAAAACGGAACTGGTGTTACCTTTCGCCAATGGAGTCTTCGACCATTGATTACTGAGAGACAGAACAGAGCTTGGTTGAGGCGAGTCATAGACGATGAGGAAGTGAGCTTGAACCTGCTAATATTGCATAATTGGGATGGACTAAAGGACTTAGGGTTTTTGTGACTTAATGGGCCTAATCTGAAAtctaggtccactggggaaaaccctagattcaGAGGCAAAGGGTGTCTTGGCTGGTCGCCGCCAGAGGATTGCGAGAAGATCTGCATTGCGTGAACCTTCTCCGGCGAGTGAGAGATCGGCAGCGCCAAGGGGTAGTCGTGGTAAGTGTCGCCATTAATAGTTAGGTCCATTGGGGAAAATCCTAACTTTACAAACGTTTGCCAAGCTGAAGCAAAGGTGTGGCGGCTTCCCGAGAGTAATGGAGATGTCTGTGCTACACAGAGCAACTCCGGTGCGTGACATAACGGCGGGAACATCCGGTGGCCTTTGTTTGGATCGGCGATTGGAactaggtccactggggaaaatccTAGTTCCACTTGAAAATTCCACAGTGAGGGGTGAGTAAGGTTGGAGCCCGAGATTTGCGAAGAGAACCTCTCCTGTGAATGGAGTAGCGGCAGGGACAACCGGCGGTCGTTGGTGGGATCTGAGTCAGAGTTTATTAGGGttttcaaagagataaaaaggggaaaaatttggggaaaaagcttaaaaaaGATTACACTAAGAAAGGTAGAGAAAAGATGAGTTAGAGCTTGCTCAAATAGATCCCGACGCCGACGGAAGAAGGCCTCGTCCGCGCCGGAAAACATGGTGAAGAAAAGTCTTTCGATAGTCGTGCCCGGGAGAAAGAggatatatattgaaatttattcagttttccttttttgttcaaCGAAAACAcctataattttctatttatttgttAAGCGGCttacaattcttttttctttttataaatgttttagctttttttttttgttcactcgAATTATATGATATGACGAAAACATTATTATTGAATTATCTTGCTATGTGTCCCTATCCAATCATGGTTTAGCgctatacacacacatatatatatatatatattcagattttACATATCCATACAAATTTTCTTTCTGATTGACcttttttaagcaaaaaaaaaaatgtttttaaaaactaaaaatcgtAGTTCATTTAGTTTGGAATTTCTGAACGCTcgatttgttttcttgatatttttcattcagtttttttatttttttgacaatctttttttatattattatatttttcatcagTTCTTTAAATCCTTTTGAATACAGAAAGAAAGCAAACGGTgagattaaaataaatgaaactgtGAAGATAGAAGTATAAAAAATTCAAGCCGACAGCGTGAGGCAGACGACGTGTACAAAGAACGTGCCACGTGTATCACACCTTGCAGGGTAATCTTGACCGTTAAAGTTTCTGGATCAATCCACGTCATCGTAACAGTCGCCATTGGATACTAGATATGATTATAGTAATTGCTTAGATGGGGctcatttaaaataatagtaGTAAAATCTTATAGATacgataaataaataaatatagttgtTGTCCAATTTGTCTATTATATTTTGTAACGTCTGACCAGAAAATTAAATGGTTGGTTTTGAAACTTGACCAGAAATATTCAAACTAATTTAATGGATTAATATAAGAGGTATAGTACACATGAATACGGTGAATAGGATAAAAGAGCTAACGCCTGATTACTCCCACTCATGACATTTATTTAATATCGTCTATTTTGAATAAGAATGTTCTATTTTTGTTCAACATTACTCGGTTGCTTTCTTTTCTACTAAAATCGATATTATAATCACTAATAACAAACAATAAGCAACCACAACTACacaattaattaactaatatatatatcgAAATTTGGTATATAtcagttttaaaatgtttttaatataatcgaTTATGTTATACGTACTTACATAGTTACATATGACATAATAT encodes the following:
- the LOC104755621 gene encoding uncharacterized protein LOC104755621 — protein: MFSGADEAFFRRRRDLFEQALTHLFSTFLSVIFFKLFPQIFPLFISLKTLINSDSDPTNDRRLSLPLLHSQERFSSQISGSNLTHPSLWNFQVELGFSPVDLVPIADPNKGHRMFPPLCHAPELLCVAQTSPLLSGSRHTFASAWQTFVKLGFSPMDLTINGDTYHDYPLALPISHSPEKVHAMQIFSQSSGGDQPRHPLPLNLGFSPVDLDFRLGPLSHKNPKSFSPSQLCNISRFKLTSSSSMTRLNQALFCLSVINGRRLHWRKVTPVPFWPLIYLVQNLALVVVRSLWFEYKSLRLYSLCSSICSSISDMFGLELMFNDEYHLSWSSDVSKHPSITKPIIWILFQLTCYASYRSDQILRHWMVKQPCLDFKTIVVRIFAGLLRSVVFLAPMDFKASILFSTSQRLSIMTETKQLSSEFLEDGLSTYQDLTCTKRLSCSWFTALLDL